The Triticum aestivum cultivar Chinese Spring chromosome 7B, IWGSC CS RefSeq v2.1, whole genome shotgun sequence genome window below encodes:
- the LOC123162919 gene encoding importin subunit beta-1 has protein sequence MDITSTLFAAQSMDLNSRSAAEASLKLFQEQNLSAFLLSLSAELSSDAKPQASRVLAGIILKNTLDSKDSEKKELLIQQWVNLDTSVKMKIKKSLLTTLGSLVAVARHVTSQVIAKVASIEVPRGKCPDDLIGILLVNLKEQAASAPLKQATLEVFGYVFQDIHPENLDQDQASVILTAVVQVASEAHLSSEVRLTAVKVLYSALDFAYSSFAKDRSRSDLMNSIIGTAVSEDKNIRAASFECLVAIASKYYMHLKPYISGILKLTARAMEDDKSVALQAIEFWCNICTCEQVEVQETYAEFDDANSVVNYHFIESTFRELVPMLLGTLLKQEEDKEQKGSVRKVSTSGMVCLGLIARILGDEVLPHMVKFIDDNIEGPEWYCRRAATFALVSILVGPSVEELVPMVRKKLDCLLNRMEDADKEEKATIARTIGQIFEILHSPASANIIITNKNCHRIMNVLLESSKGYPEVTEEVFRAIYFLAQGYQDEELLPELAPYIERAINALISALDCADKTNFSLRTSAYRALNEIVRVSKIHENPDIIGKLLYDIMERLNGTFDFPIQSADDVRNQNDLQASLCVLLRIIIHKLSNLVDNSIIPVAADNLMLLFFRVFNHRTCGSTVHDKAMLATGALAYAIGQDFEKHMPKLLLNYSEYQLTPVSLGVLGNICHVLEHQMLTSSVKVMDVFKKALSNPMLDRSVKPAIFSCFGDLALAIGEHFDGYLPTVMEMLKEDADLGIDKEDVGYRNQLRWAICRAYSGILNGFKGPKARLIEPYLSCMLSFFRKVCDDPISDKSVERAAVPVIHDLQATFVSQAQEMLDQLGGSDL, from the exons ATGGATATTACTTCTACTTTGTTTGCTGCTCAATCTATGGATCTTAACTCCCGGTCAGCTGCAGAAGCCAGTCTTAAGCTATTCCAGGAGCAAAATCTTTCCGCTTTTCTCCTGTCCTTGTCAGCAGAGCTCTCAAGTGATGCAAAGCCACAAGCGTCTAGGGTACTTGCTGGTATTATTCTTAAGAACACATTGGACTCGAAGGATTCTGAAAAGAAGGAATTACTGATTCAACAATGGGTGAACCTTGATACATCTGTCAAAATGAAGATCAAAAAGTCTTTGCTTACAACACTGGGATCTTTGGTGGCTGTTGCAAGGCACGTCACATCACAAGTCATTGCAAAGGTTGCATCCATCGAGGTACCCCGCGGGAAATGCCCTGATGACCTCATTGGCATTTTACTAGTCAACTTAAAGGAGCAGGCTGCATCTGCTCCACTGAAGCAAGCAACTCTAGAAGTGTTTGGGTATGTATTTCAGGACATTCATCCTGAGAACTTGGACCAGGATCAAGCAAGTGTTATTCTGACTGCTGTGGTCCAGGTAGCGAGTGAGGCACATCTAAGCTCTGAAGTACGTCTCACAGCAGTTAAAGTTCTATACAGTGCTCTTGATTTTGCTTATAGCAGCTTTGCAAAAGATAGATCGAGAAGTGACCTTATGAATTCAATTATCGGTACTGCTGTATCTGAAGATAAGAACATCAGAGCCGCATCATTTGAATGCCTTGTTGCAATAGCATCCAAATATTATATGCACTTGAAGCCTTATATCTCAGGCATATTGAAACTGACAGCTAGAGCTATGGAAGATGATAAATCAGTGGCACTTCAAGCTATCGAGTTCTGGTGTAATATTTGCACTTGTGAACAGGTTGAAGTCCAAGAAACTTATGCAGAATTTGATGATGCTAATTCTGTTGTGAACTATCATTTCATTGAATCGACATTCCGTGAACTTGTTCCAATGCTTCTAGGAACTCTGTTGAAGCAAGAGGAAGATAAAGAGCAAAAAGGTAGTGTAAGGAAAGTTTCCACGAGTGGTATGGTGTGCCTTGGCCTCATTGCTAGAATTCTTGGGGATGAAGTTCTTCCTCATATGGTGAAATTCATTGATGATAACATCGAGGGGCCCGAATGGTATTGCCGCAGGGCAGCTACTTTTGCACTAGTTTCTATTCTTGTAGGACCCTCTGTTGAGGAACTTGTTCCCATGGTACGGAAGAAGCTTGATTGCTTGCTCAATAGAATGGAAGACGCAGACAAGGAGGAAAAAGCCACCATTGCACGGACTATTGGGCAGATATTTGAGATTTTGCATTCTCCAGCCAGTGCAAATATAATCATAACTAATAAAAATTGTCATCGTATCATGAATGTGCTGCTAGAAAGTAGTAAAGGTTATCCAGAAGTGACTGAAGAAGTCTTTCGAGCCATATATTTTCTTGCGCAAGGATACCAAGATGAAGAGTTGTTGCCTGAGCTTGCACCTTATATCGAACGAGCTATCAATGCTCTCATTTCTGCTTTGGATTGTGCTGATAAGACAAATTTCAGTCTTCGCACGTCTGCTTATAGAGCACTGAATGAAATTGTGAGAGTCAGCAAGATACATGAAAATCCCGACATTATAGGAAAACTATTGTATGATATCATGGAAAGATTGAACGGAACATTTGATTTCCCAATACAATCAGCAGACGACGTTAGGAATCAAAACGATCTACAGGCTTCTCTGTGTGTTCTATTGCGGATCATCATCCATAAATTGAGTAACTTAGTTGACAACTCCATTATTCCTGTCGCTGCTGACAATTTGATGCTCCTGTTTTTCCGTGTGTTCAATCACCGCACTTGTGGTTCTACTGTACATGACAAGGCTATGCTAGCTACTGGTGCTCTTGCTTATGCCATTGGTCAAGATTTTGAGAAGCACATGCCTAAATTATTGCTGAACTATAGTGAATACCAACTCACCCCTGTCTCTCTTGGGGTACTAGGTAATATTTGTCATGTCTTGGAGCATCAAATGTTGACATCCTCTGTGAAAGTTATGGATGTTTTTAAAAAGGCTCTCTCAAACCCGATGCTTGATCGGTCTGTCAAACCGGCAATTTTTTCATGCTTTGGAGACCTTGCCCTTGCCATAGGCGAGCATTTTGACGGATACCTGCCGACTGTTATGGAAATGCTTAAAGAAGATGCCGACCTTGGTATTGATAAAGAGGATGTTGGTTACCGCAACCAGCTTAGATGGGCAATCTGCAGGGCATACAGTGGTATACTAAATGGTTTTAAGGGCCCAAAAGCTCGGCTGATAGAACCTTATTTAAGCTGTATGTTGTCTTTCTTTCGAAAGGTCTGCGATGACCCGATCAG TGATAAGAGTGTGGAACGCGCGGCGGTTCCTGTCATCCATGACTTGCAGGCCACATTTGTGTCGCAGGCCCAGGAAATGCTAGATCAACTGGGCGGCTCTGATCTCTAG